One Halosegnis longus DNA window includes the following coding sequences:
- the hjc gene encoding Holliday junction resolvase Hjc — protein sequence MVNVNAKGDRRERELVNLLDENGFAVMRAPASGAATDRELPDVLAGDAESFYAIEAKSSGGDPIYLTGEEVEALVYFSRNFGAKPRIAVRFDREDWYFFHPGDLHVTDGGNYRVKKETALADGTDFAELVGDSQKVTLDEVAVETPDDEQLDVLRAVESGALSAEEAAEML from the coding sequence ATGGTCAACGTGAACGCGAAGGGTGACCGCCGCGAGCGCGAACTCGTCAATCTGCTAGACGAGAACGGCTTCGCGGTGATGCGGGCACCCGCTTCCGGTGCGGCCACCGACCGGGAACTCCCCGACGTGCTGGCCGGCGACGCCGAGTCCTTCTACGCCATCGAGGCGAAATCCTCCGGGGGCGACCCCATCTACCTCACCGGCGAGGAGGTGGAGGCGCTCGTCTACTTCTCGCGTAACTTCGGCGCGAAACCCCGCATCGCCGTCCGCTTCGACCGCGAGGACTGGTACTTCTTCCATCCGGGCGACCTCCACGTCACCGACGGCGGAAACTACCGCGTAAAGAAGGAGACCGCCCTCGCGGACGGAACGGACTTCGCGGAGCTGGTCGGCGACTCACAGAAGGTCACCCTCGACGAGGTGGCAGTCGAGACGCCCGACGACGAGCAGTTGGACGTGCTCCGGGCGGTCGAATCGGGCGCGCTCTCGGCGGAGGAGGCAGCCGAGATGCTGTAG
- a CDS encoding DUF7472 family protein — protein sequence MELDRETVVEAGVSTVAVILFVAALVGVGSANGRADLTAVGGKGMLAVLFGFILLMTVIGVFLDRR from the coding sequence ATGGAACTCGACCGGGAGACAGTCGTCGAGGCGGGCGTCTCGACGGTGGCGGTCATACTGTTCGTCGCTGCGCTCGTCGGAGTCGGCAGCGCGAACGGCCGTGCGGACCTCACGGCCGTCGGCGGAAAGGGCATGCTCGCGGTGCTGTTCGGATTCATCCTCCTGATGACCGTCATCGGCGTCTTCCTCGACCGCCGGTAG
- a CDS encoding replication factor C small subunit: MSEADADEPASARGREVWIEKYRPETLADIKGHENITERLQSYISRDDLPHLMFAGPAGTGKCVTGETPVLTNHGVERMESIVGDVDGFGDVPSDTEVATFTDNGNFEYTNPSAVFGKQTTELRRIETRDGGRMTVTPEHKLLVASADGLEWIRAANLSAGDRIARPLNAPMPNPDAELNWLTAMDGDRTLVHVTATFARENEIPDAEQYTGNRKQVAVGISRGDTVSELAEETGLAEKTVQQYRRETVSADQPNTVCSLSYLRELNVGRGRLKQAITGIQYESENGHLSDIIKPAWELTPALARFVGLAVSEARIEGARVKFYNTDEGLLTAFENAAESVFGIIPEAGEQQDVPYRELRNRALTHLLESCFTPFHTGDEQADAIGTTLVRAPAESRRAFLQAMFDAEAHVAPNGEIELTQKDGRTITLLSYLLAGEGIPSRRTTTDKTASNGTGAEREYHTLYVSGAPHLQQFEKKIGFRIDRKAEQLAENAARASNPNHDTIPTQHAVDTLCNGLNLSKKDHIAPETNPETPGRKRYLDGVDTLLDAATERLDTAQAALERLTALQTDIQAAVGTPTQWVRERSKLEPLETRREVSADTGVRSDRLLEYADGRRTPNADRAAELLNRLDGTDSQEFEQIRSELDDIIHALGVSYEQVAEGTEMRGNGINSLLSEGNDLSSLTRFETVSERLRTLATEMCSRETVAALDSLHRLTAGTLYFDTVGEVKTVSEPQRVYDLTVPETRNYVAGAVPTVMHNTTAATAIARELYGEDWRENFLELNASDQRGIDVVRDRIKSFARSSFGGYDYRVIFLDEADALTSDAQSALRRTMEQFSNNTRFILSCNYSSQIIDPIQSRCAVFRFSPLADEAVAAQVREIAEAEGIEITEAGVDALVYAADGDMRKAINGLQAAAVMDDTVDEEGVYAITSTARPEEIEEIVELALGGDFPQARAKLDTLLTEVGIAGGDIIDQLHRSVWEFDLPDRATVELMDEIGEVDYRITAGANEQVQLEALLASLALDEE; this comes from the coding sequence ATGAGCGAGGCCGACGCCGACGAACCAGCCAGCGCCCGCGGGCGCGAGGTCTGGATCGAGAAGTACCGCCCGGAGACCCTCGCGGACATCAAGGGCCACGAGAACATCACCGAACGCCTCCAGAGCTACATCAGCCGCGACGACCTCCCCCACCTGATGTTCGCGGGGCCGGCCGGCACCGGGAAGTGTGTCACCGGAGAGACACCGGTGTTAACGAACCACGGAGTCGAGCGGATGGAATCAATCGTCGGGGATGTCGATGGGTTCGGAGACGTACCGTCCGATACCGAAGTCGCGACCTTCACCGACAACGGGAACTTCGAGTACACTAATCCGTCTGCCGTCTTTGGGAAACAGACGACCGAGCTACGTCGAATCGAAACCCGTGACGGCGGCAGGATGACAGTTACCCCAGAACACAAGCTACTGGTCGCGTCGGCGGACGGACTCGAATGGATTCGCGCAGCAAACCTGTCTGCTGGTGACCGAATCGCGCGCCCACTCAACGCACCGATGCCAAACCCCGATGCGGAACTGAACTGGCTCACGGCGATGGACGGTGACCGAACGCTCGTGCACGTTACCGCCACATTCGCGAGAGAAAACGAGATACCGGATGCAGAGCAGTACACCGGAAATCGAAAGCAGGTCGCTGTAGGAATCAGTCGCGGGGACACGGTTTCGGAGTTAGCCGAAGAGACTGGACTTGCAGAGAAGACGGTTCAGCAGTACCGTCGTGAGACCGTATCGGCGGACCAGCCGAACACAGTGTGTTCGCTCTCGTATCTTCGCGAACTGAATGTGGGTCGTGGCCGTCTCAAGCAGGCTATTACTGGGATACAGTACGAAAGCGAGAACGGCCACCTATCTGATATCATTAAGCCAGCGTGGGAACTGACTCCAGCGCTCGCGCGATTCGTCGGGCTGGCGGTGAGTGAAGCCCGAATCGAGGGGGCACGGGTGAAGTTCTACAACACCGACGAGGGGCTACTCACGGCGTTCGAGAACGCCGCTGAGTCCGTGTTTGGGATAATACCAGAGGCTGGAGAACAGCAGGATGTTCCGTACCGAGAGCTTCGGAACCGGGCGCTAACACATCTACTGGAATCCTGTTTCACGCCGTTCCACACAGGAGACGAGCAGGCAGACGCGATAGGCACGACACTTGTTCGAGCACCGGCGGAGAGTCGGCGAGCGTTCCTTCAGGCGATGTTCGATGCCGAAGCACACGTTGCTCCGAACGGGGAAATCGAGTTGACACAGAAGGATGGCCGCACTATTACCCTGCTCTCGTATCTGCTCGCTGGAGAAGGTATCCCGAGCCGGCGAACCACCACTGACAAAACCGCCTCGAACGGAACAGGAGCCGAACGTGAGTATCACACACTGTACGTCTCAGGGGCTCCACATCTCCAGCAGTTTGAGAAGAAGATTGGATTCAGGATAGACAGAAAGGCCGAACAGTTAGCGGAAAACGCGGCACGAGCGTCGAATCCGAACCACGACACGATACCGACACAACACGCGGTCGATACTCTGTGTAACGGACTCAATCTGAGCAAGAAAGATCACATCGCGCCGGAGACCAATCCAGAGACACCAGGACGAAAGCGGTATCTCGACGGCGTCGATACGCTACTTGACGCGGCCACGGAGCGGTTGGACACTGCACAAGCAGCACTTGAGCGATTGACAGCACTCCAAACCGACATACAGGCAGCTGTTGGGACACCAACACAGTGGGTTCGTGAACGAAGTAAACTGGAGCCACTTGAAACAAGACGCGAGGTATCTGCCGACACTGGGGTCCGAAGCGACCGACTGTTAGAGTATGCTGACGGTCGGCGAACCCCGAACGCAGACCGGGCGGCAGAACTGCTCAACCGACTTGATGGAACCGATTCACAGGAGTTCGAGCAGATTCGAAGCGAACTCGACGATATCATCCACGCGCTCGGCGTCTCGTACGAGCAGGTGGCAGAAGGTACTGAGATGCGTGGAAACGGCATCAATAGCCTTCTCAGCGAAGGCAACGACCTCTCGTCGCTCACTCGGTTCGAAACCGTGAGCGAGCGGCTCAGGACCCTCGCCACGGAGATGTGTTCACGAGAGACGGTTGCCGCGCTCGATTCACTCCACCGGCTCACAGCAGGGACACTGTATTTCGACACAGTAGGAGAGGTCAAAACAGTCTCCGAGCCGCAACGAGTGTACGACCTCACGGTTCCCGAGACGCGCAACTACGTCGCAGGGGCCGTACCGACGGTGATGCACAACACGACTGCGGCGACGGCTATCGCGCGTGAACTCTACGGCGAGGACTGGCGCGAGAACTTCCTCGAACTCAACGCCTCCGACCAGCGCGGTATCGACGTGGTGCGCGACCGAATCAAGAGCTTCGCGCGCTCGTCGTTCGGCGGCTACGACTACCGCGTCATCTTCCTCGACGAGGCGGACGCGCTCACCTCCGACGCCCAGTCGGCACTCCGGCGGACGATGGAGCAGTTCTCCAACAACACCCGCTTCATCCTCTCGTGTAACTACTCCTCGCAGATTATCGACCCCATCCAGTCGCGGTGTGCCGTCTTCCGGTTCTCGCCGCTGGCCGACGAGGCCGTCGCCGCACAGGTCAGAGAAATCGCCGAGGCGGAGGGCATCGAAATCACCGAGGCGGGCGTGGACGCGCTCGTGTACGCGGCCGACGGCGACATGCGCAAAGCCATCAACGGGCTGCAGGCCGCCGCCGTCATGGACGACACCGTCGACGAGGAGGGCGTCTACGCCATCACCTCGACCGCCCGTCCGGAGGAAATCGAGGAGATCGTCGAACTCGCGCTCGGCGGGGATTTCCCGCAGGCGCGGGCGAAGCTCGACACGCTGCTCACCGAGGTGGGCATCGCCGGCGGCGACATCATCGACCAGCTCCACCGGTCGGTGTGGGAGTTCGACCTGCCGGACCGCGCGACCGTCGAACTGATGGACGAAATCGGCGAGGTCGATTACCGCATCACGGCCGGCGCAAACGAGCAGGTGCAACTGGAGGCGCTGTTAGCTTCCCTCGCGCTGGACGAGGAGTAG
- the alaS gene encoding alanine--tRNA ligase, translating into MSDLTAEYELDYFYENGFTRSECASCGVHFWSRDEERETCGEPPCEQYDFIGDPGFDESYTLEEMREAYLSFFEEHGHERIEPYPVAANRWRDDVLLTQASIYDFQPLVTSGKTPPPANPLTISQPCIRMQDIDNVGKTGRHTMAFEMMAHHAFNAKEEVGDEYAYEGEVYWKSETVAYCDELFESMGANLDEITYIEDPWVGGGNAGPAIEVIYKGAELATLVFMKYEQDPDGEYELKDGNTYSEMDTYIVDTGYGLERWTWMSQGTPTVYEAIYPESIDFLKDNAGIDLTEDEQELVQRAATLAGGMDIDEAEDMETARGDIAAELGVERARLEALMEPLETIYAIADHARTLAYMFGDGIVPSNVGTGYLARMVLRRMKRLTDTVGVDAPLDELVDMQADRLGYENRDTVRDIVRTEVEKYRETLDRGSRQVQRLAEEYAESGEPIPLDRVIELYDSHGIQPDMVEEIAEETGADVEIPDDFYSQVADRHGGETAEEEPATEETERVADLPDTDKLFYEDPERASFEAVVLDVLDREEGYDVVLDQTMFYPEGGGQPADTGTLATDDTTVEVDDVQEESGVVLHRTDEDPGKGEFVRGHVDMTRRKRLMAHHTATHIIGHATRTVLGEHIRQAGAQKGTDSSRLDVAHYDRISREEIKRIERVANDYVRDNISVTDEWIHRNDAQDEHGFDLFQGGIPPGEEIRLVHVDDDVQACAGTHVARTGDIGLIKVLATERVQDGVERIQFAAGDAAVEATQATEDALYEAADTLDVEPSAVPETAERFFTEWKQRGKRIDELKEQLAEVRAAGGGDAETVEVGDTEAVVRRIDGDIDELRTTANALVADGKVAVLGSGQDSATFVVGVPDGVPVNAGRLVSELAGRVGGGGGGPPDFAQGGGPDVEALDDALDAVPELLEQQLDA; encoded by the coding sequence ATGAGCGATCTCACTGCGGAATACGAACTCGACTACTTCTACGAGAACGGGTTCACGCGGTCGGAGTGTGCGTCCTGTGGCGTCCACTTCTGGAGCCGCGACGAGGAGCGTGAGACCTGCGGCGAGCCGCCCTGCGAGCAGTACGACTTCATCGGCGACCCCGGCTTCGACGAGAGCTACACGCTCGAAGAGATGCGCGAGGCCTACCTCTCCTTCTTCGAGGAGCACGGCCACGAGCGCATCGAGCCGTATCCGGTCGCGGCGAACCGCTGGCGCGACGACGTGCTCTTAACGCAGGCGTCGATTTACGACTTCCAGCCGCTCGTCACCAGCGGGAAGACGCCGCCGCCGGCGAACCCCCTCACCATCTCACAGCCCTGCATCCGGATGCAGGACATCGACAACGTCGGCAAGACGGGCCGCCACACGATGGCCTTCGAGATGATGGCCCACCACGCGTTCAACGCGAAGGAGGAGGTCGGCGACGAGTACGCATACGAGGGCGAAGTGTACTGGAAGAGCGAGACGGTCGCCTACTGCGACGAGCTGTTCGAGTCGATGGGCGCGAACCTCGATGAGATCACGTACATCGAGGACCCGTGGGTCGGCGGCGGCAACGCCGGTCCGGCAATCGAAGTCATCTACAAGGGTGCCGAACTCGCGACGCTCGTCTTCATGAAGTACGAGCAGGACCCCGACGGCGAGTACGAACTGAAAGACGGCAACACGTACTCGGAGATGGACACCTACATCGTCGACACCGGCTACGGGTTAGAGCGGTGGACCTGGATGAGCCAAGGGACCCCGACGGTGTACGAGGCCATCTACCCCGAGAGCATCGACTTCCTGAAGGACAACGCCGGCATCGACCTCACCGAGGACGAACAGGAGCTCGTCCAGCGTGCAGCCACGCTCGCGGGCGGGATGGATATCGACGAGGCCGAGGACATGGAGACGGCCCGCGGCGACATCGCCGCGGAACTCGGCGTGGAGCGCGCCCGCCTCGAAGCGCTGATGGAGCCGCTGGAGACCATCTACGCGATTGCCGACCACGCCCGCACGCTGGCGTACATGTTCGGCGACGGCATCGTCCCCTCGAACGTCGGGACGGGCTATCTCGCACGGATGGTGCTCCGGCGGATGAAGCGGCTCACCGACACGGTCGGCGTCGACGCGCCCCTCGACGAACTCGTCGACATGCAGGCCGACCGGCTCGGCTACGAGAACCGCGACACGGTCCGCGATATCGTCCGGACTGAGGTGGAGAAGTACCGCGAGACGCTCGACCGCGGGAGCCGACAGGTCCAGCGGCTCGCCGAGGAGTACGCCGAAAGCGGCGAGCCGATTCCCCTCGACCGGGTCATCGAGCTGTACGACTCCCACGGCATCCAGCCGGATATGGTCGAGGAGATCGCCGAGGAGACCGGGGCGGACGTGGAGATTCCCGACGACTTCTACTCGCAGGTGGCAGACCGCCACGGCGGCGAGACGGCAGAGGAGGAGCCGGCGACCGAGGAGACCGAACGCGTCGCCGACCTGCCGGACACGGACAAGCTGTTCTACGAGGACCCCGAGCGGGCCTCCTTCGAGGCGGTCGTGCTCGACGTGCTCGACCGCGAGGAGGGGTACGACGTGGTGTTAGACCAGACGATGTTCTACCCGGAGGGCGGCGGCCAGCCGGCCGACACGGGGACGCTCGCCACCGACGACACCACCGTCGAGGTGGACGACGTACAGGAGGAGTCTGGCGTCGTGCTCCACCGCACCGACGAGGACCCCGGCAAGGGCGAGTTCGTGCGCGGCCACGTCGACATGACCCGCCGGAAGCGGCTGATGGCCCACCACACCGCGACCCACATCATCGGTCACGCCACCCGGACCGTGCTCGGCGAGCACATTCGACAGGCGGGCGCACAGAAGGGGACCGACTCCTCGCGGCTCGACGTGGCCCACTACGACCGCATCTCGCGGGAGGAAATCAAGCGCATCGAGCGGGTCGCCAACGACTACGTGCGCGACAACATCTCCGTCACCGACGAGTGGATTCACCGCAACGACGCCCAAGACGAGCACGGCTTCGACCTCTTCCAGGGCGGGATTCCGCCGGGCGAGGAGATTCGACTCGTCCACGTGGACGACGACGTACAGGCGTGTGCCGGCACCCACGTCGCCAGGACCGGCGACATCGGTCTCATCAAGGTACTCGCGACCGAGCGCGTCCAGGACGGGGTCGAGCGCATCCAGTTTGCGGCCGGCGACGCCGCGGTCGAGGCGACACAGGCGACCGAGGATGCTCTCTACGAGGCGGCCGACACGCTCGACGTGGAGCCGAGCGCCGTCCCCGAGACGGCAGAACGGTTCTTCACGGAGTGGAAACAGCGGGGCAAGCGCATCGACGAGCTGAAAGAGCAGCTCGCGGAGGTGCGGGCTGCCGGCGGCGGCGACGCCGAGACCGTCGAGGTCGGCGACACCGAGGCGGTCGTTCGGCGCATCGACGGCGACATCGACGAACTCCGGACGACGGCGAACGCGCTCGTCGCGGACGGGAAGGTCGCCGTCCTCGGCTCCGGGCAGGACAGCGCGACCTTCGTGGTCGGCGTTCCCGACGGTGTTCCCGTCAACGCCGGACGGCTGGTGAGTGAACTCGCCGGCCGCGTCGGCGGCGGCGGCGGCGGTCCGCCGGACTTCGCACAGGGTGGCGGTCCCGACGTCGAGGCGCTCGACGACGCGCTCGACGCCGTCCCCGAACTGCTCGAACAGCAGTTGGACGCGTAG
- a CDS encoding alpha/beta fold hydrolase: MPRARHEGIDLYYEQVGSGDTVVFLPEAGLGAWSWGWQHDAVAGPFESLVVDPRGTGRSDAADDYAVETLAADLEAVLRDADVRSAHLVGHGLGGAVALAYAREYNRARSLALVTTPAAGDVVDTDALERLFSEEWPSVAFSESYVGVAPRDEIEGWRRLDDADADAREQLFAAYRAFDPGALYEITVPTLVLGALDSPVVPEPACETLAQGLPRGEYEQVEGRHLAHLEHSRAVNDRLLQFLEE, encoded by the coding sequence GTGCCCCGGGCGCGACACGAGGGTATCGACCTCTACTACGAGCAGGTCGGCAGCGGCGACACCGTCGTCTTCCTCCCCGAGGCCGGACTGGGCGCGTGGTCGTGGGGGTGGCAACACGACGCCGTCGCCGGCCCGTTCGAGTCGCTCGTCGTCGACCCGCGCGGGACCGGCCGCTCCGACGCAGCCGACGACTACGCGGTCGAGACGCTGGCCGCCGACCTCGAAGCCGTGCTCCGGGACGCCGACGTACGCAGCGCCCACCTCGTCGGGCACGGACTCGGCGGAGCGGTCGCGTTGGCCTACGCCCGCGAGTACAACCGGGCGCGGAGTCTCGCGCTCGTGACGACACCCGCCGCCGGCGACGTGGTGGACACGGACGCCCTCGAACGGCTCTTCTCCGAGGAGTGGCCGTCGGTCGCCTTCTCCGAGTCGTACGTCGGGGTCGCGCCCCGCGACGAAATCGAGGGGTGGCGACGGCTGGACGATGCGGACGCCGACGCGCGCGAGCAGCTGTTTGCCGCCTACCGCGCGTTCGACCCCGGCGCGCTGTATGAGATTACCGTCCCGACGCTCGTGCTCGGGGCGCTCGATTCGCCGGTGGTTCCCGAACCGGCCTGTGAGACGCTCGCGCAGGGGCTTCCCCGCGGCGAGTACGAGCAGGTGGAGGGGCGACACCTCGCCCATCTCGAACACAGTCGCGCGGTGAACGACCGACTGCTGCAGTTTCTGGAGGAGTAG
- a CDS encoding type 1 glutamine amidotransferase — protein MTRPRIALLNTAHTTQDTSRNFRRELDADLVEFRLTDGDRPEGFEYDGFVVTGSRSAAYDDDEWIRATKAWCRGAIDRGLPGLGICFGHQLLADVLGGRVEAMGEYELGYRTVSRVADDPVLEGLGDEFLVFTTHSDVVVELPESATLILENDYGIHGFRDGNVVGIQAHPEYDIDSARMVTEGKSLPEERIQSVLDEITEENYRRACRSKQVFENFLATVRERQRASA, from the coding sequence ATGACTCGGCCACGAATTGCACTGCTCAACACCGCCCACACCACACAGGACACCAGCCGGAACTTCCGGCGGGAACTCGACGCTGACCTCGTGGAGTTCCGACTCACCGACGGCGACCGCCCCGAGGGGTTCGAGTACGACGGATTCGTCGTCACCGGCTCCCGGTCGGCCGCCTACGACGACGACGAGTGGATACGGGCGACGAAGGCGTGGTGTCGGGGGGCCATCGACCGCGGCCTCCCCGGACTCGGCATCTGTTTCGGCCACCAGCTGCTCGCGGACGTGCTCGGCGGGCGCGTCGAGGCGATGGGCGAGTACGAACTCGGCTACCGGACGGTCAGCCGGGTCGCCGACGACCCGGTGCTGGAGGGGTTGGGCGATGAGTTCCTCGTGTTCACGACCCACTCCGACGTGGTGGTCGAACTCCCCGAGAGCGCGACGCTCATTCTGGAGAACGACTACGGGATTCACGGCTTCCGCGACGGCAACGTCGTCGGGATTCAGGCCCACCCCGAATACGACATCGACTCCGCGCGGATGGTGACGGAAGGGAAATCGCTCCCCGAGGAGCGAATCCAGTCCGTACTCGACGAGATTACGGAGGAGAACTACCGGCGCGCCTGCCGGTCGAAGCAGGTGTTCGAGAACTTCCTCGCGACCGTCAGGGAGCGCCAGCGGGCCTCGGCGTAG
- a CDS encoding acyl-CoA dehydrogenase family protein, translating to MLDYVDLEADLDAEERLIRDTAREFVEEKVRPDIGDHWIAGTFPTELIEEMGELGFYAPNLDGYDLPNVSETAYGILMQELEACDSGLRSMASVQGALVMYPIHSYGSEAQKDKWLEAMGRGEKIGCFGLTEPNHGSNPSAMETHAEADGDGYVLNGTKTWITNSPLADVAVVWAKDHTSEDDPVRGFLVETDRDGVETPKIDEKLSLRASITGQIELSNVHVPEENVLPGVEGMKGPLSCLTQARFGIAWGAVGAARNCFETAREYATDRDQFGKPIGSFQLQQEKLAEMATQITTSQLLVHRLTELKERGDLRPEQVSMAKRNNVRMARDQSRIAREMLGGNGITADYSPMRHMANLETVYTYEGTHDIHSLIIGHDLTGIPAFQ from the coding sequence ATGCTCGATTATGTCGATTTGGAGGCCGACCTCGACGCGGAGGAGCGACTCATCCGCGACACCGCCCGCGAGTTCGTCGAGGAGAAGGTCCGTCCCGACATCGGTGACCACTGGATAGCGGGGACCTTCCCGACGGAACTCATCGAGGAGATGGGCGAGCTCGGCTTCTACGCGCCGAATCTCGACGGCTACGACCTACCGAACGTCTCCGAGACGGCCTACGGCATCCTGATGCAGGAACTGGAGGCCTGCGACTCCGGACTTCGCTCGATGGCGTCCGTGCAGGGTGCCCTCGTCATGTATCCGATTCACTCCTACGGGAGCGAGGCGCAGAAGGACAAGTGGCTGGAGGCGATGGGTCGCGGCGAGAAGATCGGCTGTTTCGGCCTGACGGAGCCGAACCACGGCTCGAACCCCTCGGCGATGGAGACCCACGCCGAGGCCGACGGCGACGGCTACGTGCTCAACGGGACGAAGACGTGGATTACGAACTCGCCGCTGGCGGACGTGGCGGTCGTCTGGGCGAAAGACCACACCAGCGAGGATGATCCGGTGCGGGGCTTCCTCGTCGAGACGGACCGCGACGGCGTCGAGACGCCGAAAATCGACGAGAAGCTCTCGCTGCGTGCGTCCATCACGGGCCAGATCGAGCTCTCGAACGTCCACGTCCCCGAGGAGAACGTCCTGCCGGGCGTCGAGGGCATGAAGGGGCCACTCTCGTGTCTCACGCAGGCGCGATTTGGGATTGCGTGGGGCGCGGTCGGCGCGGCCCGCAACTGCTTCGAGACCGCCCGCGAGTACGCCACCGACCGCGACCAGTTCGGCAAGCCGATCGGCTCCTTCCAGCTCCAACAGGAGAAGCTCGCCGAGATGGCGACCCAGATTACCACCTCGCAGCTGCTCGTCCACCGGCTCACCGAACTCAAGGAGCGCGGTGACCTCCGACCGGAGCAGGTGTCGATGGCGAAGCGCAACAACGTCCGGATGGCGCGCGACCAGTCGCGCATCGCTCGCGAGATGCTCGGCGGGAACGGCATCACCGCCGACTACTCGCCGATGCGTCACATGGCGAATCTCGAAACCGTCTACACCTACGAGGGGACCCACGACATCCACTCGCTCATCATCGGCCACGACCTGACCGGGATTCCGGCCTTCCAGTAG
- a CDS encoding ornithine cyclodeaminase family protein, with translation METLLLDPDDVSAGAHTSELIVAVEEAFAAYERGDIKMPAKSYIDLPEYNGDFRSMPAYMKADDWDAAGIKWVNVHPDNPDDYDLPTVLGTMIYSDPTNAVPLAIMDGTTLTRKRTGAAAAVATDHLAVADASTLGIIGAGVQSYTQLEAISEVRDIETVVVSDLREEAVERFIDRFGDEFDVREGSPAEAAACDILSTVTPVEHPIVPDEAVGKHTHINAMGADAPGKHEVEDALLQRATLVIDDYEQCTHSGEINVPWSQGLLDDEDIYGELGAIVTDKLPARGEEGGPTGVTVFDSTGLAIQDVAAAHVVYEQATERDIGTPFQLVDTRV, from the coding sequence ATGGAGACGCTACTGCTCGACCCCGACGACGTGTCGGCGGGCGCACACACTTCGGAGCTCATCGTGGCCGTCGAAGAGGCGTTCGCGGCCTACGAGCGCGGCGACATCAAGATGCCCGCGAAGTCGTACATCGACCTTCCGGAGTACAACGGCGACTTCCGGTCGATGCCGGCGTACATGAAAGCCGACGACTGGGACGCCGCCGGTATCAAGTGGGTGAACGTCCACCCGGACAACCCCGACGACTACGACCTACCGACCGTGCTCGGGACGATGATTTACTCGGACCCGACGAACGCCGTCCCGCTCGCCATCATGGACGGGACGACGCTGACGCGCAAGCGCACGGGCGCAGCGGCCGCCGTCGCGACCGACCACCTCGCCGTCGCAGACGCCTCGACGCTCGGCATCATCGGCGCGGGCGTCCAGTCGTACACCCAACTGGAGGCCATCAGCGAGGTGCGCGACATCGAGACGGTCGTCGTCTCGGACCTGCGCGAGGAAGCCGTCGAGCGGTTCATCGACCGCTTCGGCGACGAGTTCGACGTGCGCGAGGGGTCACCCGCGGAGGCCGCCGCCTGTGACATCCTCTCGACGGTGACGCCCGTCGAACACCCAATCGTTCCCGACGAGGCCGTCGGAAAGCACACCCACATCAACGCGATGGGAGCCGACGCGCCCGGCAAGCACGAAGTCGAGGACGCGCTCTTACAGCGGGCGACGCTCGTCATCGACGACTACGAGCAGTGTACCCACTCCGGAGAAATCAACGTCCCATGGTCGCAGGGACTGCTCGACGACGAAGATATCTACGGTGAGCTCGGTGCCATCGTGACCGACAAGCTCCCCGCCCGCGGCGAGGAGGGCGGCCCGACCGGCGTCACCGTCTTCGACTCGACCGGCCTCGCGATTCAGGACGTGGCCGCGGCCCACGTCGTCTACGAGCAGGCGACCGAGCGCGATATCGGCACACCGTTCCAGCTGGTCGACACGCGCGTTTAA
- a CDS encoding trimeric intracellular cation channel family protein, with product MSEVVVDSAFAVVNAIGLVAFALVGATKGIRAGFDPFGVVVVGLVTAFGGGTTRDILVNRIPLSVQTASNLSYGLLGVALAVGLALVISDPDRHPATQFADAAGLGAFAATGSIVATDAGLSAFGVVAVATINAVGGGALTDLLLDRSPFVLLEDIYAIPAVLGGISYVAVTGLGLRGATVVCVVVTVGTRLLAVSRGWDLPPMKELLA from the coding sequence GTGAGTGAGGTGGTCGTCGACTCCGCCTTCGCCGTCGTCAACGCAATCGGACTGGTGGCGTTTGCCCTCGTCGGTGCGACGAAGGGCATCCGTGCCGGCTTCGACCCCTTCGGCGTCGTGGTCGTCGGGCTGGTCACGGCCTTCGGGGGCGGGACAACACGGGATATCCTCGTCAACCGAATCCCGCTGTCCGTGCAGACGGCGTCGAATCTCAGCTACGGGCTGCTCGGCGTCGCGCTCGCCGTCGGCCTCGCGCTCGTCATCAGCGACCCGGACAGACACCCGGCGACGCAGTTCGCCGACGCCGCCGGCCTCGGCGCGTTCGCCGCCACGGGGAGTATCGTCGCCACCGACGCCGGACTGTCTGCGTTCGGTGTCGTCGCCGTCGCGACAATCAACGCCGTCGGCGGCGGCGCGTTGACCGACCTGCTGCTTGACCGCTCGCCGTTCGTCCTGCTTGAGGATATCTACGCGATACCCGCCGTGCTCGGCGGGATAAGCTACGTCGCCGTGACGGGTCTTGGTCTCCGGGGGGCGACCGTCGTCTGCGTGGTCGTGACGGTCGGCACGCGGCTGCTCGCGGTGTCGAGAGGCTGGGACCTGCCGCCGATGAAAGAGTTGCTTGCTTAA